From one Enterococcus sp. DIV2402 genomic stretch:
- a CDS encoding branched-chain amino acid ABC transporter permease gives MFVQVLFEGLVMGAIYALIAMGIALVWGVMNILSFSQGEFMMISMYLAFYLNQSLKLDPLLSIPIVAVVMFFFGVMIYLLLIKKALKGPLLSQRLVTFSLGLVLTNGMLMLAGGQYKNIPNLLVQGSIDLGVLTISKQKLVPLVICIVVTTLLFWFMKKTTLGNAISATAQDKMAAELIGINTNRAYMIAFGLSASIAGIAGCALTYFYYINPTVGAPFLIFGFIAVCIGGFGSIIGAFLGGLLMGFIDLFTGTYLSVSYKYLAICMLFIIIVSWKPKGLFGR, from the coding sequence ATGTTTGTGCAAGTATTGTTTGAAGGGCTGGTGATGGGAGCAATTTATGCTTTGATTGCGATGGGTATTGCCTTAGTTTGGGGCGTGATGAATATTTTAAGTTTCTCTCAAGGTGAATTTATGATGATTTCCATGTATCTAGCATTTTATCTTAATCAATCATTAAAATTAGATCCGCTCCTTTCTATACCAATTGTGGCTGTGGTGATGTTTTTCTTTGGTGTAATGATCTATCTTTTATTGATAAAAAAGGCGCTAAAAGGACCACTTCTCTCTCAGCGGTTGGTAACGTTCTCTTTAGGGCTTGTACTAACTAATGGCATGTTGATGTTGGCTGGAGGACAATACAAAAATATTCCAAATCTTTTGGTGCAGGGGTCAATAGACTTAGGCGTATTGACGATCAGTAAGCAAAAACTAGTTCCATTAGTTATTTGTATAGTTGTAACGACTTTACTGTTTTGGTTCATGAAAAAAACAACGCTAGGTAATGCGATAAGTGCTACGGCTCAAGATAAAATGGCTGCAGAACTGATTGGTATCAATACAAACAGAGCTTATATGATCGCTTTTGGATTGTCTGCATCTATTGCTGGTATAGCAGGATGTGCCTTGACTTATTTTTATTATATCAACCCTACAGTTGGCGCGCCGTTTCTTATTTTTGGATTTATTGCTGTATGTATCGGTGGATTTGGCAGTATCATAGGGGCATTTTTAGGCGGATTACTGATGGGATTCATCGATTTATTTACTGGGACATATTTGAGTGTTTCTTACAAATACTTAGCCATTTGCATGTTATTTATAATAATCGTCTCGTGGAAACCCAAAGGCTTATTTGGAAGGTGA
- a CDS encoding ABC transporter substrate-binding protein has translation MVLKKRKIWILMFLFLLFFNTACSVEKNTEEKNEVSIGVLVPLNGAQTQAGKEVTQLLELIEDVVNRPSDLSLPFHEGIGLPNLNGVKIRFVIGDSSTPDIAMVEAERLITEENVIGLTGLLSSSSTKTIMVPAERYEVVLLGEGTSETLTDAGYEYFGRTYPGDDTFIEDTFSYLREISNASDKPINTVALVSEDSEFGANIALIERKWLNEYDFELVEDISYSALASNVTSEVLRIRQAKPDAVIMSSYIADALLFMSTFREQDYFPSVLFGQRGGFASSDFVKNLGEDANYVFSTARWNTDMDNQAAQDLAEAFQEYSDGTELIGDVMAVGWNAYLLAIAANQAGSTESDAIRAEMRKGLDVAKEEDPSGLLGYQYDETGQNQLASAIIVQVQDMEMVTVYPEALSMQKEIYPSPNWRERKR, from the coding sequence ATGGTGTTAAAAAAGCGAAAAATTTGGATATTAATGTTTCTCTTTTTACTTTTTTTCAACACTGCGTGTAGTGTTGAAAAAAATACAGAAGAAAAAAATGAAGTGTCGATAGGTGTACTAGTTCCCTTGAATGGGGCACAGACACAAGCTGGAAAAGAAGTAACGCAATTACTTGAATTGATTGAAGATGTGGTTAATAGACCTTCAGATCTTAGTTTGCCGTTTCATGAAGGAATTGGACTTCCCAATCTAAATGGAGTTAAAATACGTTTTGTGATTGGTGACAGTAGTACACCTGATATTGCCATGGTAGAAGCCGAACGACTAATCACGGAGGAAAATGTTATTGGGCTGACAGGTTTACTGTCCAGTTCATCCACAAAAACTATTATGGTACCTGCTGAAAGATACGAAGTTGTTTTATTAGGTGAAGGAACTTCAGAAACACTGACAGATGCAGGCTATGAGTATTTTGGTAGGACTTATCCAGGAGATGATACGTTTATTGAGGATACCTTTTCGTATCTTCGAGAAATCTCGAACGCGTCTGATAAACCAATCAATACAGTAGCTCTGGTTAGTGAAGATTCTGAGTTTGGTGCAAATATTGCTTTGATTGAACGGAAATGGCTGAACGAATATGATTTTGAGCTAGTAGAAGATATTTCTTATAGTGCACTCGCATCAAACGTCACATCTGAGGTTTTGCGTATCCGACAAGCAAAACCAGACGCAGTGATTATGAGCTCTTATATTGCAGATGCCTTGTTGTTTATGTCGACATTCAGAGAACAAGACTATTTTCCATCTGTTTTATTTGGGCAAAGAGGTGGCTTTGCATCTAGCGACTTTGTAAAAAACCTAGGTGAAGATGCAAATTATGTTTTTTCCACGGCTCGATGGAACACAGATATGGATAATCAGGCAGCTCAGGATTTAGCGGAAGCTTTTCAGGAATATTCAGATGGAACAGAGCTTATCGGTGATGTGATGGCAGTTGGATGGAATGCCTATCTGCTAGCGATAGCTGCAAATCAGGCAGGTAGTACAGAATCGGATGCAATTAGAGCGGAAATGAGGAAAGGATTGGATGTGGCAAAAGAAGAGGATCCTTCAGGGCTATTAGGATATCAGTATGATGAAACAGGGCAAAATCAATTAGCTTCAGCAATAATTGTCCAAGTACAAGATATGGAAATGGTTACAGTATATCCTGAAGCTTTGTCTATGCAGAAAGAGATTTATCCTTCACCTAATTGGCGAGAACGAAAGAGATGA
- a CDS encoding ABC transporter ATP-binding protein, whose translation MLKIENLSAGYDGIDVIRNVSMQVSKGQIVALLGSNGSGKTTILRSLMGVVSKSKGVIEYEGKSLNNVATHDLVKMGIAMVPEGRHLFPKMTVLENLMLGGYTISDRVKKQEILNNIFNIFPQLKERGNQLAGTLSGGEQQMVAIGRALMSSPKLLILDEPSLGIMPKLVNEIFEFIKDINRQGISILIVEQNAEKTLTFSDYAYVIANGETAISGTGQELLKDLQIQKIYLGL comes from the coding sequence ATGTTAAAAATTGAAAACTTAAGTGCTGGGTATGATGGTATTGATGTCATTAGGAATGTGTCTATGCAAGTAAGTAAAGGACAAATCGTGGCTTTGTTAGGATCAAATGGTTCCGGAAAAACAACGATTTTACGTTCTTTGATGGGCGTTGTTTCAAAGAGTAAAGGAGTTATTGAGTACGAGGGAAAGAGTTTAAATAATGTTGCGACACATGACTTAGTTAAGATGGGAATTGCGATGGTTCCTGAAGGAAGACATTTATTTCCTAAAATGACAGTGCTAGAAAATTTGATGCTGGGTGGATACACTATTTCCGATCGTGTAAAAAAACAAGAGATTTTAAATAATATCTTTAATATATTTCCTCAGCTGAAGGAACGCGGAAATCAGTTAGCTGGCACACTTTCTGGTGGTGAACAGCAAATGGTAGCTATCGGAAGAGCTCTCATGAGCAGTCCTAAACTTTTAATTTTAGATGAACCGAGTTTGGGAATTATGCCTAAATTAGTAAATGAGATATTTGAATTCATTAAAGACATCAATAGACAGGGAATCTCAATTTTGATTGTCGAGCAGAATGCAGAAAAAACATTGACATTTTCCGATTATGCTTATGTTATTGCCAATGGAGAGACGGCTATTTCTGGGACTGGTCAGGAGTTATTGAAAGATTTACAAATTCAAAAGATTTATCTAGGGCTTTGA
- a CDS encoding D-2-hydroxyacid dehydrogenase: protein MKIVILDAYATNPGDFSWDNLREFGELTIYDRSNSDQLIERIGDAKAVIISKVQLSRAILEACPKLKYIGLLSTGYNVVDITAAKELGIVVSNIPTYGTDSVAQFTMGLLLELCHQIGYHSETVKQGEWQNCIDWCYWKTPQYELLNKTLGIIGLGRIGQRFAEMASAFGMRLIAHDDFIDPKLHPTIEMVTLEELYQQSDVIALFVPLLPTTQGMINKHSIAKMKDGVLILNSARGPLIVEEDLTQALEKGKIGGAALDVVSTEPIRADNPLLKAPNIILTPHIAWATKEARTSLMNTAYTNLKAFSEGQPVNNVAE from the coding sequence ATGAAAATAGTCATATTAGATGCTTATGCAACGAATCCTGGCGATTTCAGTTGGGATAACTTACGTGAATTTGGAGAATTAACCATCTATGATCGCAGTAACTCCGATCAATTAATTGAACGTATTGGTGATGCCAAAGCTGTGATTATTAGTAAAGTGCAATTAAGTCGAGCTATTCTTGAAGCATGCCCCAAACTCAAATATATCGGATTATTATCAACTGGTTATAATGTTGTAGATATCACAGCAGCAAAAGAGTTAGGAATTGTTGTTTCAAACATTCCTACGTATGGGACAGATTCCGTAGCACAATTTACCATGGGACTATTACTTGAGTTATGCCATCAAATCGGTTATCATTCTGAAACGGTGAAACAAGGTGAATGGCAAAACTGTATTGATTGGTGTTATTGGAAAACACCCCAATATGAACTACTTAATAAAACCTTAGGAATCATAGGACTCGGAAGAATTGGTCAGCGCTTCGCAGAAATGGCTTCTGCATTCGGTATGAGACTTATTGCTCATGATGATTTTATCGATCCCAAACTACATCCAACAATTGAAATGGTCACGCTTGAAGAACTCTACCAACAATCGGACGTCATTGCATTATTTGTTCCCTTATTACCAACAACTCAAGGAATGATTAATAAACATTCGATTGCGAAAATGAAAGATGGCGTATTGATTCTTAATAGTGCTCGCGGACCTTTAATTGTTGAAGAAGATCTTACACAAGCGTTGGAAAAAGGCAAAATTGGTGGAGCTGCACTTGACGTTGTTTCGACTGAACCCATTCGTGCAGATAATCCACTCTTAAAAGCACCAAATATTATCCTTACGCCACATATAGCATGGGCTACTAAAGAAGCTAGAACGAGTCTAATGAACACCGCCTATACTAATTTAAAAGCTTTTTCTGAAGGTCAACCAGTAAATAATGTTGCTGAGTAA
- a CDS encoding helix-turn-helix domain-containing protein: protein MSQEFIMKVRVALAKYEKSQKWLAKKINISEVYMSDIMNGNRKPKKQIDSIETVLKELEVIKNK, encoded by the coding sequence ATGTCACAAGAGTTTATTATGAAAGTCCGGGTTGCTTTAGCGAAATATGAAAAGAGTCAGAAATGGTTAGCTAAAAAAATTAATATTTCAGAAGTGTATATGTCCGATATTATGAATGGGAATCGCAAACCCAAAAAGCAAATCGACTCAATTGAAACAGTATTAAAAGAATTAGAAGTGATAAAAAACAAATAA
- a CDS encoding ABC transporter ATP-binding protein, whose product MTSLLKVKKLTKKFGGLVANEDISFEIEKGTIVGIVGPNGAGKTTLFNSISRSQMVTSGRIFFEGHDITKIKAHQAINYGIGRTFQIPKPMEGMTVLDNILVGGLAKNKKISDARELAENISTFCGLGHLNEKFVETLNVMQKKRLEIARALAGEPKLLLLDETMAGLNGTERQAAIQLIHAINESGITILMIEHVMEVIMKVSEKVIVIASGKKIMEGSPEEVTSHPEVISAYLGGDFHVKN is encoded by the coding sequence ATGACTAGTTTGCTTAAAGTAAAAAAACTTACCAAGAAATTCGGTGGATTAGTTGCGAATGAAGATATCTCCTTTGAAATAGAAAAAGGAACGATCGTGGGAATCGTAGGGCCAAACGGTGCAGGAAAAACAACATTATTCAATTCGATTAGTCGTTCACAAATGGTAACTTCAGGTCGTATTTTTTTTGAAGGACATGATATTACAAAAATCAAAGCTCATCAGGCAATCAACTATGGAATAGGCCGTACATTCCAGATTCCTAAACCGATGGAGGGGATGACAGTTCTGGACAATATTTTGGTTGGTGGACTGGCAAAAAATAAAAAAATCAGTGACGCAAGAGAACTTGCAGAAAATATTTCAACATTTTGTGGATTAGGTCATTTGAATGAAAAGTTTGTTGAAACTTTGAATGTTATGCAAAAAAAAAGATTAGAGATTGCTCGAGCTTTAGCAGGAGAACCAAAGCTACTCTTGCTAGATGAGACGATGGCAGGACTAAATGGAACTGAGCGTCAGGCAGCGATTCAACTGATACATGCAATCAACGAATCAGGAATCACAATTTTGATGATTGAACATGTGATGGAAGTAATTATGAAAGTATCAGAAAAGGTTATTGTCATAGCTTCAGGAAAAAAAATTATGGAAGGTTCACCTGAAGAAGTGACTTCACATCCAGAAGTTATAAGTGCGTACCTAGGAGGAGACTTTCATGTTAAAAATTGA
- a CDS encoding conserved phage C-terminal domain-containing protein: MDSHPNYYAIIPANVRYDKKLIPNAKLLYGEITALCNEKGYCWASNDYFAKLYTVDKKTIKKWLKSLEDNGYIQRNYKYKAGSKEIAMRWVTISTQSREEKVPIPRNQKVPDNSIVINNTSNNVSNIDKLEYIPYKSVIDYLNNKTGKKYKITQKWKDLIKSRWNEGQRLNDFVKVIDIKSAQWLSSNEMNKYLRPQTLFGNKFDEYLNEYQAPVEQNNNEYQRTQEELRKVYGEQ; the protein is encoded by the coding sequence ATGGATTCACATCCCAATTACTACGCTATAATTCCAGCAAATGTAAGATATGATAAAAAACTTATACCTAATGCCAAACTACTTTATGGAGAAATTACAGCTTTGTGTAATGAAAAAGGGTATTGTTGGGCAAGTAATGATTATTTTGCAAAGTTATACACTGTTGATAAAAAAACTATTAAGAAATGGCTGAAATCGTTAGAAGATAATGGTTATATTCAAAGAAATTATAAGTATAAAGCTGGTAGCAAAGAAATTGCAATGAGGTGGGTAACAATAAGTACCCAATCCAGGGAAGAAAAAGTACCTATCCCTAGGAATCAAAAGGTGCCAGATAATAGTATAGTTATTAATAATACATCTAATAATGTGTCTAATATTGATAAATTAGAATACATTCCTTACAAATCGGTTATTGACTATTTGAATAATAAAACAGGAAAAAAATATAAGATTACTCAGAAATGGAAAGATCTAATCAAATCAAGATGGAATGAAGGCCAACGATTAAATGATTTCGTTAAGGTAATCGACATTAAAAGTGCACAGTGGTTGAGTAGCAATGAAATGAACAAATACCTGAGACCACAAACCCTCTTTGGAAATAAGTTTGATGAATATTTGAATGAATATCAAGCTCCTGTAGAACAAAATAATAATGAGTATCAACGAACGCAAGAGGAATTGAGGAAAGTCTATGGAGAACAATAA
- a CDS encoding helix-turn-helix domain-containing protein — protein sequence MSEILFNRIKETAKRKKNMNVKEVGLQLKIGENAIYSWKKSNPSIDKVEKVSDFLNVSTDYLLGRTDNPSVLSDEQKREQTVEEALQSVMSYDGKEVTENDREILKSIIEAYLDKK from the coding sequence ATGTCTGAAATATTGTTTAATCGTATCAAAGAGACTGCAAAACGAAAAAAAAATATGAATGTAAAAGAAGTCGGCCTTCAATTGAAAATTGGGGAAAATGCGATTTATTCATGGAAAAAAAGTAATCCTAGTATAGATAAAGTAGAAAAAGTATCAGATTTCCTAAATGTGTCTACGGATTATCTTCTAGGACGCACAGATAATCCTTCTGTTTTATCAGATGAACAAAAAAGAGAACAGACCGTCGAAGAAGCGTTACAATCAGTGATGAGTTACGACGGTAAAGAAGTCACTGAAAATGATCGAGAGATATTAAAAAGTATTATCGAAGCGTATTTGGATAAAAAGTAG
- a CDS encoding DnaB-like helicase C-terminal domain-containing protein has product MENNNFEMSLVAELLNHPSIITNIDLDSEWFTNKYFQLVVEAINKLKGLNYTIEQIHREMRTIDLFSAGTINELEMLRNNADNLGIEREYARQIHNSYLDNKLKQASQEYAATLSQTSAEKLSRLLEEKRNINCLKQDGRLDQAFMDFCEQLEKPNEALQSFQPVDDLLGGGITGGKLIVLAGRPATGKTAFALNIMEQLFKKNKNVACDFFTFEMRQNELMTRLVSKDTRINSLLFIGKNNLSFENKLKARQSYERMKQEYDLRIYTSEYSNLNDIKYAIKKRVDKQHYVAFIDYAGLITVHDNRKNERQVMNEVTRELKKLTTDYGITIFLLAQVNRSVESRIDKRPLMSDLKESGSLEQDANCVMLLSAEDNSEKIRCEIAKNREGMTGVAPFIFKKHYMDFSIDFNEWKK; this is encoded by the coding sequence ATGGAGAACAATAATTTTGAAATGAGTTTGGTTGCTGAATTATTAAACCATCCTTCGATTATTACAAATATTGACTTAGATTCTGAATGGTTTACAAATAAATATTTTCAATTAGTAGTTGAAGCTATCAATAAATTAAAGGGCTTGAACTATACAATAGAACAAATTCATAGAGAAATGAGAACAATTGATTTATTCAGTGCAGGAACTATAAATGAATTAGAAATGTTGAGAAATAATGCAGATAATTTAGGAATCGAAAGAGAGTATGCAAGACAAATTCATAATAGTTATTTAGACAATAAGCTGAAACAGGCTTCACAGGAGTATGCAGCAACATTGTCTCAAACAAGTGCTGAAAAACTTTCTAGACTTTTAGAAGAAAAGCGTAATATTAATTGTCTTAAGCAAGATGGCAGACTTGATCAGGCGTTTATGGATTTTTGTGAGCAATTAGAAAAGCCTAATGAAGCACTACAAAGTTTTCAACCAGTTGATGATTTATTAGGTGGAGGAATCACTGGTGGTAAATTAATTGTGTTAGCAGGTCGTCCAGCTACAGGAAAAACAGCATTTGCTTTAAATATCATGGAACAACTATTCAAAAAAAATAAAAATGTAGCGTGTGATTTTTTTACATTTGAAATGAGACAAAATGAGTTAATGACCCGATTAGTGTCTAAAGATACACGAATTAATTCATTATTATTTATTGGCAAAAATAATTTATCTTTTGAAAATAAGTTAAAGGCTCGCCAATCGTACGAACGAATGAAACAAGAGTACGATTTAAGAATATATACGTCAGAGTATTCAAATCTTAATGATATTAAATATGCTATAAAAAAACGCGTAGATAAGCAACATTATGTTGCATTTATTGATTATGCAGGGCTTATCACAGTTCATGATAATCGTAAAAATGAACGACAAGTTATGAATGAAGTTACTCGAGAATTAAAGAAATTAACAACAGATTATGGCATAACTATTTTTTTGCTAGCACAAGTTAATCGTAGTGTCGAATCTAGAATAGATAAACGTCCGTTGATGTCTGATTTGAAAGAAAGTGGAAGTTTAGAACAAGATGCAAATTGTGTGATGCTCTTATCAGCGGAAGACAATTCAGAAAAAATCCGATGTGAAATTGCCAAAAATAGAGAAGGAATGACTGGTGTAGCACCTTTTATTTTTAAAAAGCACTACATGGACTTTTCAATTGATTTCAACGAATGGAAAAAATAA
- a CDS encoding 2-hydroxyacid dehydrogenase codes for MNDKTVVLNGDVVNYDGRIDFSTIASEVIIYDETPEDKIVERVQDCAIVVTKEMKMSKDIIQRLPDSVKMICEAGTGYNNIDLDAVREKEIILCNIPAYSSERVAQTAVMFILNLASSIQKQIRMLAAGNHDNFHKHLMVDHVEVNGKTLGLIGYGHVAKEIIKIAQALGMKILVSTRTPREDQHGIHFTTNEEIFKQSDFISLNCPLNESTKHMINTKTLAMMKSTAYLINTARGGLIDEKALIHALQNKVIAGAGLDVQEVEPLDDASPLYTMDNVIITPHIGWRGLETRQRLLSILRENIHAFSEGKPINRVD; via the coding sequence ATGAATGATAAAACAGTTGTCTTAAATGGAGATGTTGTAAACTACGATGGTCGTATTGATTTTTCAACAATTGCGTCTGAAGTAATTATATACGATGAAACACCGGAAGATAAAATTGTCGAACGTGTTCAAGATTGTGCTATTGTTGTCACCAAAGAAATGAAAATGAGCAAAGACATTATTCAACGTCTTCCTGACAGCGTAAAAATGATTTGTGAAGCAGGAACAGGTTACAATAATATTGATTTAGATGCTGTCCGTGAAAAAGAAATTATTTTATGTAATATTCCCGCGTACAGTAGTGAACGAGTAGCACAAACTGCGGTTATGTTTATTTTAAACTTAGCAAGTTCTATCCAAAAACAAATTCGAATGCTTGCAGCAGGAAACCACGATAATTTCCATAAACATTTAATGGTCGATCATGTAGAAGTGAATGGGAAAACTTTAGGTTTAATCGGTTATGGTCATGTTGCAAAAGAAATCATCAAAATCGCTCAAGCTTTAGGAATGAAAATTTTAGTCTCGACTAGAACTCCTCGAGAAGATCAACATGGGATTCACTTTACAACGAATGAAGAAATTTTTAAACAAAGCGATTTTATCTCACTTAATTGTCCTTTAAACGAATCTACGAAACATATGATTAATACAAAAACGTTGGCAATGATGAAATCGACAGCTTATCTAATCAATACGGCACGTGGTGGGCTTATTGATGAAAAAGCCCTCATTCATGCGTTGCAAAATAAAGTCATCGCTGGTGCAGGATTAGATGTACAAGAAGTTGAACCATTAGATGATGCTAGTCCATTATATACAATGGATAATGTAATAATTACTCCCCATATAGGATGGCGAGGATTAGAAACTAGACAACGTTTATTGTCTATCTTACGCGAAAATATCCATGCTTTTTCTGAAGGCAAACCCATTAATAGAGTAGATTAA
- a CDS encoding ImmA/IrrE family metallo-endopeptidase, protein MDSRITRIIKELDVTIVYRYDIDKPGYYIPVLNTIILYSGLNELEEACVLLHELGHAAEHQKNYILYNQTAALHSKMETEAEHFMVKKVLDFYLEDPTLQPENFNAIRFLENNDLSLEHEFYVKEVLASYITHTKFA, encoded by the coding sequence TTGGATAGTCGAATTACTCGGATTATTAAAGAACTAGATGTAACTATTGTCTATCGTTATGATATAGATAAACCAGGCTATTATATTCCTGTTTTAAATACAATCATTTTATATAGTGGATTAAATGAATTAGAAGAAGCCTGTGTATTATTACATGAATTGGGTCATGCAGCAGAGCATCAAAAAAACTATATTTTATACAATCAAACTGCTGCTCTTCATTCTAAAATGGAAACAGAAGCTGAACATTTCATGGTGAAAAAAGTATTAGATTTTTACTTAGAGGATCCTACGTTACAACCAGAAAATTTTAACGCCATTAGATTTTTGGAAAATAATGATTTGAGTCTCGAGCATGAATTCTATGTAAAAGAAGTCTTAGCTTCCTATATAACTCATACCAAATTTGCATAA
- a CDS encoding ArpU family phage packaging/lysis transcriptional regulator, translated as MILTKKVNLYQTRKNAKNVLKHYRRLERIAGRSQIDIRSSIITDMPRSNSRNNKHIEDVILQRIDAEGERDAIIIALLALKLISRRILYYSFCTPEHFSNLGIATKLGYSLRSIERLKAEALVEFAESYKQGNLISYQ; from the coding sequence ATGATATTAACGAAAAAAGTTAATTTATACCAAACACGAAAAAATGCAAAAAATGTGTTGAAGCATTATCGACGATTAGAACGGATAGCCGGTCGTTCACAAATTGATATTCGTTCGTCAATTATTACAGACATGCCACGTAGTAATAGTAGAAACAATAAGCATATTGAAGATGTCATTTTACAACGGATAGATGCAGAAGGAGAACGTGACGCAATTATTATAGCATTATTAGCCTTAAAACTTATTAGCAGACGGATACTCTATTATTCGTTTTGTACCCCAGAACATTTTTCTAATCTTGGAATTGCTACTAAATTAGGCTATTCATTAAGATCTATTGAACGATTAAAAGCCGAAGCACTTGTTGAATTTGCTGAAAGCTATAAACAAGGAAACTTGATTAGTTATCAATAA
- a CDS encoding branched-chain amino acid ABC transporter permease — translation MKKNQLFDKRFLMTFFSVIAVLVIVPIFIQRPFTVNVLILCLIWSIMGIGWNFIGGYTGQVSNGHALYFAIGAYTGALLLKWFSITPWISMWIGAAVSALVAFVIGMPLLRLSGHYFAIATMAIVESARIIFLNWGLIGGATGVTFLEKNMSSFFTLQFVAKHPFYYVCLIFFALMVLLSKALENTRFGFYCQAIKANPESAQSVGINTTKYKSIAYMLSAAVVSIGGALYAQYIQYIDPMMLLPLSTSMLIVLVCVMGGIGTVWGPVLGAFLMTFINEYSRSLFVHINGMNFVVYGVLVILIVLFLPKGLLSIRFNKFYKKERKSHD, via the coding sequence ATGAAAAAGAATCAGTTGTTTGACAAACGATTTTTGATGACTTTTTTCAGTGTTATAGCAGTTCTGGTCATTGTCCCAATATTTATTCAGCGCCCATTCACCGTAAATGTTCTTATCTTGTGCCTTATTTGGTCTATTATGGGAATTGGCTGGAATTTTATAGGAGGGTATACTGGTCAAGTTTCGAATGGACACGCTTTGTATTTTGCAATAGGGGCTTATACAGGAGCATTGCTTTTAAAATGGTTCTCGATCACCCCCTGGATCTCTATGTGGATAGGTGCAGCAGTTTCAGCACTTGTTGCTTTTGTAATCGGAATGCCTTTGCTCCGCTTGAGTGGACATTATTTTGCTATTGCAACGATGGCAATTGTCGAATCTGCTCGAATTATTTTTCTAAACTGGGGTTTAATCGGAGGGGCTACAGGCGTCACATTTTTAGAAAAAAACATGTCTAGTTTCTTTACACTACAGTTTGTTGCTAAACATCCATTCTATTATGTTTGTCTTATCTTTTTTGCCTTAATGGTTCTTTTAAGTAAAGCACTGGAAAATACCCGTTTTGGTTTTTATTGCCAGGCAATCAAAGCTAATCCTGAATCCGCACAAAGTGTAGGGATCAACACGACAAAATATAAAAGTATTGCATACATGTTGAGTGCAGCAGTTGTTAGTATCGGTGGTGCGCTCTATGCACAGTATATCCAATATATTGATCCAATGATGCTACTTCCGTTGTCCACAAGTATGCTGATTGTTTTAGTCTGTGTGATGGGTGGAATCGGAACTGTCTGGGGCCCTGTGCTAGGAGCGTTTTTAATGACATTCATCAATGAATATTCACGTTCTTTATTTGTTCATATCAATGGAATGAATTTTGTGGTATATGGAGTTCTGGTTATTCTGATTGTGTTGTTTTTACCCAAAGGACTGCTTTCTATTCGATTTAATAAATTTTACAAAAAGGAGAGAAAAAGCCATGACTAG